In Candidatus Hydrogenedens sp., one genomic interval encodes:
- a CDS encoding galactokinase — MGEILEYLEGQFQHLFNTTPDVIVKAPGRVNIIGEHTDYNHGYVLPMALEQATYIVGKKRHDSLLNFYALNINRQSIADINYPSRNPIDPWMDYIMGVSHELKKLDFHLPGVDGVIFGDVPMGCGLSSSASLEMAVLKLFEAVGNFNLDDAEAAKLGQRVENEFLGLKSGIMDQFISRCGKKGHALFLDCRTLNYELIPIELPEHTFVIANTNCPRGLTGSKYNERVAECNEALNTLNKFYKKSATHLRDFTIEELIPTKNIMNPISYKRAFHVLSENNRVLSCIDALKSGNISRVGDLLNESDFSLQKDYEVTNRELEVMTEIARNIEGCKGARMTGAGFGGCTINLVETKHSENFVKILIEKYNATTGRNGSYIISPPSDGAKILK, encoded by the coding sequence ATGGGAGAAATTTTGGAATATTTAGAAGGTCAGTTTCAACATCTCTTTAATACTACTCCAGATGTTATTGTAAAGGCTCCGGGTAGGGTAAATATCATCGGAGAACATACCGATTACAATCACGGTTATGTGCTCCCTATGGCACTTGAACAGGCTACATATATCGTAGGCAAAAAAAGACATGATTCGTTATTAAATTTTTATGCATTAAATATCAACCGTCAAAGTATTGCAGATATCAACTACCCATCTCGCAATCCCATTGACCCATGGATGGATTATATTATGGGCGTTTCTCATGAATTAAAAAAATTAGATTTTCATCTTCCCGGAGTAGATGGCGTTATATTCGGTGATGTTCCTATGGGATGTGGGCTTAGTAGTTCCGCATCTCTTGAAATGGCTGTATTAAAATTATTTGAAGCCGTAGGAAATTTCAATTTAGATGATGCAGAGGCAGCAAAATTAGGACAACGCGTTGAAAACGAATTTCTTGGGTTAAAATCAGGGATAATGGACCAATTCATTTCGAGGTGTGGGAAAAAAGGACATGCTTTGTTTTTAGATTGTAGAACTTTAAATTATGAATTAATCCCTATTGAGTTGCCCGAACATACTTTTGTTATAGCAAATACAAACTGTCCAAGAGGTCTCACAGGTTCAAAATATAATGAACGCGTAGCAGAATGCAATGAGGCATTAAATACTTTGAATAAATTCTACAAAAAATCTGCTACACATTTGAGAGACTTCACTATAGAAGAACTAATTCCAACAAAAAATATAATGAATCCTATATCTTATAAACGGGCTTTTCATGTTTTATCTGAAAATAATCGAGTTCTTTCTTGTATTGATGCATTAAAAAGTGGAAATATTTCCAGAGTGGGAGATTTACTTAACGAATCGGATTTTAGTCTTCAAAAAGACTACGAAGTTACTAATCGGGAATTAGAAGTAATGACAGAGATAGCAAGAAATATTGAAGGATGTAAAGGTGCAAGAATGACGGGGGCTGGTTTTGGTGGTTGTACTATCAATTTAGTTGAGACGAAGCATAGTGAAAATTTTGTTAAAATACTGATTGAAAAATATAACGCTACTACAGGACGAAACGGTTCTTATATTATCTCCCCACCTTCAGATGGAGCAAAGATTTTAAAATAA